In Acinetobacter sp. WCHAc010034, a genomic segment contains:
- a CDS encoding cold-shock protein yields the protein MSNSNVVKGTVKWFNETKGFGFIQQESGPDVFAHFSEIANSGFKTLFEGQQVEFSVAQGQKGPNAVNIVAI from the coding sequence ATGTCAAACTCAAATGTTGTTAAAGGTACCGTTAAATGGTTCAATGAAACTAAAGGTTTTGGTTTTATTCAACAAGAATCAGGTCCAGATGTTTTTGCGCACTTCAGTGAAATTGCTAACTCAGGTTTTAAAACCTTATTTGAAGGCCAACAGGTTGAGTTTAGTGTTGCTCAAGGTCAAAAAGGCCCCAATGCAGTCAATATTGTTGCTATATAA
- a CDS encoding chalcone isomerase family protein: MTITLQKVAITTVLMLGSFGSWAHAQSLNKCGNGPLMVGQKQVGVASYFAQNCNQPWQGQNIQMDFTYTQNIPEWAFKRAATHLLKRNIKDQKVQAVFNPITDLYRPVNSGDLYQLKYSHATHTLSLYLNQKMQGQLQNPLAQQYFNIWLGPQPFSAKLKQQLIK, translated from the coding sequence TTGACCATAACTCTTCAAAAAGTAGCCATAACCACTGTACTGATGCTCGGGAGTTTTGGTTCTTGGGCTCATGCGCAGAGCTTAAATAAATGTGGTAATGGTCCACTAATGGTGGGACAAAAACAGGTCGGTGTGGCCAGTTACTTTGCACAAAACTGTAATCAGCCTTGGCAAGGCCAAAACATACAGATGGATTTTACCTATACACAGAATATTCCAGAATGGGCATTTAAACGTGCGGCCACACATCTACTCAAACGTAATATCAAAGATCAAAAAGTTCAGGCTGTTTTCAATCCAATCACCGATCTGTATCGTCCAGTGAACTCAGGAGATCTATACCAACTAAAATATAGCCATGCCACACACACATTAAGCCTATACTTAAACCAGAAAATGCAGGGACAACTCCAGAACCCATTGGCCCAGCAATATTTTAATATATGGCTAGGTCCTCAGCCATTTAGTGCTAAATTAAAACAGCAATTAATAAAGTAG
- a CDS encoding SAM-dependent methyltransferase, with protein sequence MDFMIKKSLELIENGKVPDSVIRAGIKILSKKRLAQEGRFDPALAAQRYMDVLTMLKNSEIAIETDKANEQHYELPTAFFQAVLGKRLKYSASLFEHADTTLDQAEEAALACYCQRAQLKDGQDILEIGCGWGSLSLYMAEHYPTARITVVSNSSTQREHIQEKARLKKLDNLNVITCDVNVLQLEPVSFDRVVSVEMFEHVRNYQKLFENISIWLKSDGLLWCHIFCHRFLHYPFEVKNEFDWMSQYFFSGGLMPAASTFLHFQQHLQLEQHWQWAGTQYERTANAWLENMDQKQAELQPLFEQTYGADVAIWWQRWRIFFMACAELFGYDHGREWVIGHFLFKKAI encoded by the coding sequence ATGGACTTTATGATTAAAAAATCTTTAGAACTGATCGAAAATGGCAAGGTGCCAGACTCAGTGATTCGTGCTGGTATTAAAATCTTGAGCAAAAAACGTTTGGCACAAGAAGGTCGGTTTGACCCCGCATTGGCAGCGCAGCGCTATATGGATGTGCTGACCATGCTGAAAAACAGCGAAATTGCCATTGAGACAGACAAAGCCAATGAGCAGCACTATGAACTGCCGACTGCATTTTTTCAGGCAGTACTCGGTAAGCGCCTGAAATACAGCGCGAGTCTCTTTGAACATGCCGATACGACGCTAGATCAAGCTGAAGAAGCTGCTCTTGCCTGCTATTGCCAGCGAGCGCAACTGAAAGACGGGCAGGATATTTTAGAAATTGGCTGCGGTTGGGGCTCTTTAAGTCTGTATATGGCCGAGCATTATCCAACTGCCCGTATTACGGTCGTGTCAAACTCTTCAACGCAGCGCGAGCATATTCAGGAAAAAGCCCGTTTAAAAAAACTGGATAACCTTAATGTGATCACTTGTGATGTCAATGTGTTGCAACTTGAACCTGTGTCATTTGACCGTGTGGTTTCGGTGGAGATGTTTGAGCATGTACGCAACTATCAAAAACTGTTTGAAAATATCAGTATTTGGCTCAAATCAGATGGCTTATTGTGGTGTCATATTTTCTGTCATCGTTTCTTGCATTATCCGTTTGAAGTCAAAAATGAGTTTGACTGGATGTCGCAATATTTCTTCAGTGGTGGTTTGATGCCGGCAGCCTCAACTTTCCTACATTTTCAGCAGCATTTGCAGCTTGAACAGCACTGGCAATGGGCCGGCACCCAATATGAACGCACTGCAAATGCCTGGCTGGAGAATATGGACCAGAAGCAGGCCGAGCTGCAGCCCCTGTTTGAACAGACCTATGGCGCAGATGTGGCAATCTGGTGGCAGCGCTGGCGGATTTTCTTTATGGCCTGTGCAGAGCTGTTCGGTTATGACCATGGACGTGAGTGGGTGATCGGCCACTTTCTGTTTAAAAAAGCCATATAA
- a CDS encoding acyl-CoA desaturase, producing MLKSLIRWIDSWSTLTAPETLTAENSKIQWFRILPFILLHLACLAVFWVGVSWFALGFMLLFYLIRMFSITAFFHRYLSHKTFQTSRPLQFLFVLIGTMSVQRGPLWWAAHHRYHHRYTDTLQDPHSSTHGFWYSHVGWFLNEYNFATRKEVIKDWLKYPELIWLDRFSLIVVLLTAGGIYALGEWLAITWPQLGTSGLQLLVWGFMVSTVLLIHATLCINSLAHHYGSRDFDTEDQSRNNLFLSIITLGEGWHNNHHYYAGSTRQGFYWWQVDITYYLLKLMSWLGLVWGLKPIPARVYEASKISQARKQKKAATAGTHTIQSKESP from the coding sequence ATGTTGAAAAGCCTGATACGATGGATAGACAGCTGGTCTACACTCACAGCGCCTGAAACACTGACGGCTGAAAACAGCAAGATTCAGTGGTTTAGGATTTTGCCGTTTATTCTGTTGCATTTGGCCTGTCTAGCAGTGTTCTGGGTGGGAGTGTCCTGGTTTGCACTGGGCTTTATGCTACTGTTCTACCTGATCCGCATGTTTTCCATCACCGCTTTTTTCCATCGCTATCTGTCACACAAAACTTTTCAGACCTCGCGTCCGCTGCAGTTCCTGTTTGTGCTGATTGGCACCATGAGTGTACAACGTGGCCCACTGTGGTGGGCGGCACATCACCGCTATCACCACCGCTATACCGATACCTTGCAAGATCCGCATTCCTCGACGCATGGTTTTTGGTATAGCCATGTCGGCTGGTTTTTAAATGAATACAACTTTGCTACGCGTAAAGAGGTAATCAAGGACTGGCTGAAATATCCGGAACTGATCTGGCTGGATCGTTTCAGTTTAATTGTGGTGCTGCTGACCGCGGGCGGAATTTATGCACTAGGGGAATGGCTGGCAATCACCTGGCCACAACTGGGCACTTCGGGCCTGCAGTTACTGGTCTGGGGATTTATGGTTTCCACCGTGTTATTGATCCATGCCACCTTGTGTATCAATTCACTGGCGCATCATTACGGCAGCCGGGATTTTGACACTGAAGATCAAAGCCGCAACAACTTATTCCTGTCCATTATTACCTTGGGCGAAGGCTGGCATAACAACCATCATTATTATGCTGGCAGTACCCGGCAAGGCTTTTACTGGTGGCAGGTTGATATCACCTATTACCTGCTGAAACTCATGTCCTGGCTCGGGCTGGTCTGGGGACTCAAGCCAATTCCGGCACGGGTCTATGAAGCCAGTAAAATTAGCCAGGCTCGAAAACAGAAAAAAGCCGCTACGGCAGGCACTCACACGATTCAATCGAAGGAATCACCATGA
- a CDS encoding DUF1365 domain-containing protein has translation MQMYPLAIAAAKIRHRRYLPKAHAFETQLTYLWFDPDQLSSFTQKSWLWSSKRWNFLTLDERDFLTMECGSIRQKVARLLIKRENYLLPHAASIRVLALPRTLGFRFNSVVFYLVFDATDQLLFVLSEITNTPWNERQVYIHDCRHNTTEYAPYQSHQFDFKKAFHISPFMPMALDYRWRFSFSDQQNVIHMQLFEQGVLQFDATLKFSLQAITVPSQHYRYAVLKVLEPFRMVSGIYLHAFRLWKKKIPFYRHPKKEKGNTLR, from the coding sequence ATGCAGATGTATCCACTGGCGATCGCCGCTGCCAAAATCCGGCATCGCCGTTATTTGCCCAAAGCCCATGCTTTTGAGACTCAGCTGACCTATCTATGGTTTGATCCTGATCAACTCTCAAGCTTTACCCAAAAGTCCTGGCTATGGTCTTCCAAGCGCTGGAATTTCCTGACCCTGGATGAGCGTGATTTTCTGACTATGGAATGTGGTTCGATTCGGCAGAAGGTCGCACGCCTGCTGATCAAGCGGGAAAACTATCTGTTACCGCATGCCGCGTCCATCCGGGTTCTGGCCTTGCCACGCACACTCGGCTTTCGTTTCAATTCCGTGGTGTTTTATCTAGTCTTTGATGCCACCGACCAATTGCTCTTTGTACTGAGTGAAATTACCAATACGCCGTGGAATGAACGTCAGGTCTATATCCATGACTGCCGGCACAATACAACTGAATATGCGCCGTACCAGAGTCACCAGTTTGATTTTAAAAAGGCCTTTCATATATCACCGTTCATGCCGATGGCACTGGATTACCGCTGGCGCTTCAGCTTCTCTGATCAGCAGAACGTGATTCATATGCAGCTGTTTGAGCAGGGCGTGCTGCAATTTGATGCCACCCTGAAATTTTCTCTACAGGCCATCACGGTTCCTTCACAGCATTATCGCTATGCTGTGCTGAAAGTTCTTGAACCCTTCAGAATGGTCAGCGGAATTTATCTGCATGCCTTCCGTTTATGGAAAAAGAAAATTCCGTTTTACCGACATCCTAAAAAAGAAAAAGGAAACACATTGCGATGA
- a CDS encoding NAD(P)/FAD-dependent oxidoreductase: MKIAIIGSGISGLYAAWKLSKVHEVTLFEKNNYFGGHIDTHQLNIDGEQVAVDSGFIVFNEHNYPLFCAMLKELGIQSQSSDMGFSVNNQVSGLQYNPSKKFSLLFRPQNFLNADFRAMLSDLFRFYTANKDLDVEKVDAQLCIDEYLNQHGYSEAFRQEHLYPMCGALWSCPVEQAGQIPYKFVVSFFQHHRMLQLKDRPLWLTVKGGSAHYVRAIQSQANIIFRKTGVLHVSRSANDVLVETTQGSERFDWVVFASHADDSLKLLKDPSAQELEVLGKFRYQDNRMVVHSDTRIMPKSRSQWASWHVHVTPSQATEQTPFQHSGMHYGFSYWMNQLQNLQCKTQVFATLNPNFALDPKKVWVERHYRHPVFDAAAIEAQQRWAEVNAQNRTSYCGAYWGWGFHEDGARSASWVVDQLLQQTEQAARSA, translated from the coding sequence ATGAAAATTGCGATTATTGGTTCAGGTATTTCCGGTTTGTATGCCGCCTGGAAACTCAGCAAAGTGCATGAGGTCACGCTGTTTGAAAAGAATAATTACTTTGGCGGCCATATCGATACTCATCAGCTGAATATAGATGGCGAACAGGTTGCAGTGGACAGTGGCTTTATTGTGTTTAACGAGCATAACTATCCGCTGTTCTGCGCGATGCTAAAAGAACTCGGAATTCAATCACAAAGCAGTGACATGGGCTTTTCCGTGAATAATCAGGTCAGCGGCTTGCAGTACAATCCGTCAAAAAAATTCTCGCTGCTGTTTCGCCCACAAAATTTTCTGAATGCTGATTTTCGCGCAATGTTGTCGGATCTGTTCCGTTTCTATACCGCCAATAAAGATCTGGATGTCGAGAAGGTTGATGCACAACTCTGTATTGATGAGTATCTGAATCAGCATGGCTATTCTGAAGCCTTCCGTCAGGAACATCTCTATCCGATGTGTGGGGCGCTGTGGTCCTGTCCGGTGGAACAAGCTGGACAGATTCCCTATAAATTTGTGGTGAGCTTTTTCCAGCACCATCGCATGTTGCAACTGAAAGACCGGCCGTTATGGCTCACGGTCAAGGGCGGATCAGCTCACTACGTCCGTGCCATTCAGTCCCAGGCCAATATTATCTTCCGCAAGACCGGCGTTCTGCATGTCTCGCGGAGTGCCAATGATGTGCTGGTTGAAACGACCCAGGGCAGCGAACGTTTTGACTGGGTGGTATTTGCCAGCCATGCTGACGACAGCCTAAAGTTACTGAAAGACCCATCCGCGCAGGAGCTGGAAGTACTCGGCAAGTTTCGCTATCAGGATAACCGCATGGTGGTGCATTCCGATACCCGCATCATGCCCAAATCCAGAAGTCAGTGGGCCAGCTGGCATGTGCATGTGACCCCGAGTCAGGCAACTGAACAGACCCCGTTCCAGCACAGTGGTATGCACTATGGTTTCAGTTACTGGATGAACCAGCTGCAAAACCTGCAATGCAAAACCCAGGTCTTTGCCACCCTGAATCCTAATTTTGCCTTAGATCCTAAAAAAGTCTGGGTAGAACGGCATTACCGTCATCCGGTGTTTGATGCTGCCGCGATTGAGGCGCAACAACGCTGGGCCGAGGTCAATGCTCAGAACCGCACCTCCTACTGTGGCGCTTACTGGGGCTGGGGCTTTCATGAGGATGGGGCACGTAGCGCTTCATGGGTAGTCGATCAGCTATTGCAGCAGACCGAGCAGGCAGCTAGGAGCGCATGA
- a CDS encoding SAM-dependent methyltransferase, translating to MKTLLMGEQSTLPALLRHLLKLRHGQLIFKGVWNGAVGENSDLQAVIQVHNTRLMELLFRNGVLGAAEGFIRGYWSSEDLVDVIRILARNRDVLDRMNQNVVAKASQLVLKAWYKSRKNSIDGSRQNIAEHYDLSNEFFKLFLDSSMMYSSAVFKDPCMSLEQASDYKKELICQKLQLKPMDHLVEIGSGWGGFAIYAAQHYGCKVTTITISKAQYDEALARVAEAGLSHRVFVQLQDYRLLEGKYDKLVSIEMIEAVGEQYLPTYFRKCRELLKPNGLALIQAITIEDARYVKALNTVDYIKRYIFPGSFIPCISVMTQTASEQKLRLKHLEDIGQSYAQTLKCWRQRFLEQRDQVLQLDFDERFIRMWDFYLCYCEGGFREGVISDVHLLFEASAY from the coding sequence ATGAAAACACTGTTAATGGGAGAGCAAAGCACACTGCCGGCGCTACTGCGCCACCTCCTTAAATTACGCCATGGTCAGCTGATTTTTAAAGGCGTCTGGAATGGAGCGGTCGGAGAAAACAGTGATCTGCAGGCCGTGATTCAGGTGCATAATACCCGTCTGATGGAATTGTTATTCCGTAATGGTGTACTTGGTGCGGCAGAAGGTTTTATCCGCGGTTACTGGAGCAGTGAAGATTTGGTGGATGTGATCCGCATTTTGGCACGTAACCGCGATGTACTGGACCGGATGAATCAAAATGTAGTGGCAAAAGCCAGCCAGTTGGTACTCAAGGCTTGGTATAAATCCCGTAAGAATTCGATTGATGGAAGTCGTCAGAATATTGCTGAGCATTATGACTTGAGCAATGAGTTCTTTAAATTGTTCTTAGATTCCAGCATGATGTATTCCAGTGCTGTCTTTAAAGACCCTTGTATGAGCTTGGAACAAGCTTCAGATTATAAAAAAGAATTGATCTGCCAGAAACTTCAATTGAAACCGATGGACCATTTGGTCGAAATTGGTAGTGGCTGGGGAGGCTTTGCCATTTATGCGGCTCAGCATTATGGCTGTAAGGTCACCACCATTACCATTTCCAAGGCTCAGTATGATGAAGCACTCGCTCGAGTTGCTGAAGCGGGACTGTCTCATCGGGTGTTTGTACAGCTTCAGGACTACCGTTTACTCGAAGGTAAATACGATAAATTGGTGTCCATTGAAATGATTGAAGCAGTCGGTGAGCAGTATTTACCAACGTATTTCCGAAAATGCCGCGAGTTGCTCAAGCCGAATGGTCTAGCCTTGATACAGGCGATTACGATTGAAGATGCACGCTATGTTAAAGCTTTAAATACGGTGGATTACATTAAGCGTTATATTTTCCCCGGTAGTTTTATTCCATGTATCAGTGTGATGACGCAAACGGCTTCTGAGCAAAAACTTCGTCTCAAACATCTGGAAGATATTGGTCAAAGCTATGCACAAACCCTGAAGTGTTGGCGCCAGCGTTTTCTGGAGCAGCGTGATCAAGTGCTGCAACTTGATTTTGATGAGCGTTTTATCCGCATGTGGGATTTTTATCTGTGTTATTGCGAAGGTGGTTTTAGGGAAGGTGTGATCAGTGATGTCCATTTGCTGTTTGAAGCCAGTGCTTACTAA
- a CDS encoding response regulator transcription factor codes for MSKHFILMVEDHYELASTLCEFLEEHGFVVDHARNLNAARQLLKQQRYHILLLDINLPDGSGYELCEWLRNKEGMDLPVLMLTARDTLNDKLKGFNSGTDDYLVKPFDFNELVVRVKALIKRSLGEVSSGRLQIHDLILDPATQQLTRAGQTIELPPIQFKLLKLLMRHSPKVLTKQEIMIELWGDEEPESDALRSHIYNLRKMVDKPFEQKLIHTISGVGLKITLEA; via the coding sequence ATGTCTAAACATTTTATTTTGATGGTTGAAGATCATTATGAACTGGCATCTACCTTATGCGAGTTTCTAGAAGAGCATGGTTTTGTGGTCGATCATGCTCGAAATCTAAATGCTGCGCGCCAATTGCTCAAGCAGCAACGCTATCATATTTTACTTTTAGATATTAACTTGCCTGATGGCTCGGGTTATGAACTATGTGAATGGCTACGAAATAAAGAAGGTATGGACCTCCCTGTGCTGATGCTCACCGCACGCGATACGCTGAATGACAAACTCAAAGGTTTCAATTCAGGCACGGATGATTATCTAGTCAAGCCATTTGACTTTAATGAGCTGGTGGTTCGAGTCAAAGCTTTGATCAAGCGTTCACTGGGTGAAGTATCCTCTGGTCGTCTTCAAATTCATGATCTGATTCTGGATCCGGCAACACAGCAACTGACTCGTGCAGGACAAACCATTGAACTGCCCCCCATTCAGTTCAAACTGCTCAAACTACTGATGCGCCATTCGCCTAAAGTTCTGACTAAACAGGAAATTATGATAGAGCTTTGGGGGGATGAAGAGCCTGAAAGCGATGCCCTGCGTAGTCATATTTATAATTTGCGTAAAATGGTCGATAAGCCTTTTGAGCAAAAGCTAATTCATACCATATCTGGCGTAGGGTTAAAGATCACTTTAGAAGCTTAA
- a CDS encoding IS256 family transposase, with amino-acid sequence MTNITLNVLSQPDETGTDVLTALLRNGARQLIAQAVEVELQQLLQAHEELRLPDGRKAVVRNGYLPERSIQTGIGDVDIKVPKVRDRSGSGIRFTSALLPPYLKRARSVEELLPWLYLKGISTGDYQEALAALLGENAKGLSANTISRLKERWIDEHREWRQRDLSDKRYAYLWVDGIYSNVRLDDRLCLLVVMGVTEHGRKELIAVEEGYRESEASWLELLNGLVARGLTTCPKLAIADGALGFWKALSKVYPQTKQQRCWVHKTANVLNKLPKAVQPKVKEALHDIWMAETREKAHKAFDIALERFTAKYPRAMECLAKDRESMLAFYDFPAEHWVSIRTTNPIESAFATVRLRTSKTRNCGSRNTTLAMVYKLLQSAQKRWNRLKGFQLLTLVVNNVKFQDGEQVMEQSDRKTA; translated from the coding sequence ATGACAAATATTACCCTGAATGTTCTTTCACAACCAGATGAAACTGGCACTGATGTGCTAACTGCTTTATTGCGTAATGGTGCTCGTCAGCTCATTGCGCAAGCAGTTGAAGTAGAGCTGCAGCAACTGCTGCAAGCTCATGAAGAACTGCGTTTACCCGATGGCCGCAAAGCTGTGGTGCGTAACGGCTATTTGCCTGAGCGCAGCATCCAAACGGGCATTGGCGATGTTGATATCAAGGTGCCAAAAGTGCGTGATCGTAGCGGCTCTGGTATTCGTTTTACCAGCGCACTGCTACCGCCATACCTCAAGCGTGCCCGCAGCGTTGAAGAGTTATTACCGTGGCTGTATCTCAAAGGTATTTCCACTGGAGACTACCAAGAAGCCCTTGCAGCCTTGCTGGGTGAGAATGCCAAAGGTCTGTCAGCTAACACCATTTCCAGGCTCAAGGAACGCTGGATTGATGAGCACCGAGAGTGGCGACAGCGCGATTTGAGTGACAAGCGCTACGCGTACCTTTGGGTTGACGGTATTTACAGCAACGTCCGCCTCGATGACCGTTTGTGCTTGCTGGTGGTGATGGGCGTGACAGAGCATGGTCGCAAGGAGCTGATTGCCGTTGAGGAAGGCTATCGCGAGTCTGAAGCCAGCTGGCTTGAGCTGCTGAATGGCCTGGTTGCGCGTGGGCTTACGACCTGCCCAAAGCTGGCAATAGCTGACGGCGCCTTGGGCTTCTGGAAAGCCCTGAGTAAGGTCTATCCGCAGACCAAACAACAACGCTGTTGGGTGCATAAAACGGCCAATGTGCTCAACAAACTGCCCAAAGCAGTACAGCCCAAAGTAAAAGAAGCACTGCATGATATCTGGATGGCAGAGACGCGTGAGAAGGCTCATAAAGCCTTTGATATAGCGCTGGAAAGGTTTACTGCTAAGTACCCACGCGCAATGGAATGCTTAGCTAAAGACCGTGAGAGCATGTTGGCTTTCTACGATTTTCCAGCAGAACATTGGGTGAGTATACGCACCACCAACCCAATTGAATCTGCCTTCGCTACAGTACGTTTAAGAACCAGCAAAACCCGCAATTGCGGTTCAAGAAACACAACCCTAGCAATGGTTTATAAATTGCTGCAATCAGCGCAGAAGCGCTGGAACCGCCTGAAAGGATTTCAACTGCTAACCCTCGTGGTCAATAACGTTAAATTCCAAGACGGCGAACAAGTAATGGAGCAATCAGACAGGAAAACCGCCTGA
- a CDS encoding sensor histidine kinase has protein sequence MLRLFRDKRDHPLGEVFNRYYWLQIGFIGLSVVIGIGFSAWVIKGSLLRTALEQEMSHYWQRLERNPAAELPDTKNLYGYRWNIVPPSQFKHMPLEQGVNRHFVDGKERMTVYGEKDGQHVLLVFGESNVNKLVWLFGLAPLMVSLFVLYSVLWWWNRRARRYFSPITRLANALEHIDWEDYKNQASPFHDIRTDSNLEAEYLKQALEKYHQVLSEFIQREREFTGDVSHELRTPLTILKGNVQLCQARYGDNKSFTRLNNTIEDMQLLVDTLLAIARNATNTLTAESTMLSECLENLVQDLDSVSHNKGMRINFQKDLNEQPRKLYPSMTKMVFGNILRNALNYSQGTEIDVILQKNTVLIADNGVGIPLPNNSKVQELSGQQLQLEIKGHGIGLQLVQKLCKQLGWRVELFDRQYYLNTHQDVDLAMTTGLIVVLYLN, from the coding sequence ATGTTAAGGCTCTTTAGGGACAAACGCGATCATCCTCTGGGTGAAGTGTTTAACCGCTACTACTGGCTGCAAATCGGATTCATTGGCCTATCTGTGGTGATCGGGATTGGCTTCAGTGCGTGGGTGATTAAAGGTTCCTTGCTCAGAACCGCGCTGGAACAGGAAATGTCACACTACTGGCAGCGACTGGAACGCAATCCTGCCGCAGAATTGCCCGATACCAAAAACCTGTATGGTTACCGCTGGAACATTGTGCCACCCTCCCAATTTAAGCATATGCCGCTTGAGCAAGGGGTGAATCGGCATTTTGTTGATGGTAAGGAACGCATGACCGTGTATGGTGAAAAAGACGGGCAGCATGTGCTGTTGGTGTTTGGCGAAAGCAATGTCAATAAACTGGTCTGGTTGTTTGGTCTGGCACCACTGATGGTCAGCTTGTTTGTGCTTTATAGTGTGCTGTGGTGGTGGAATCGCCGTGCTCGGCGCTATTTTTCTCCAATTACCAGACTTGCCAACGCACTGGAACATATTGATTGGGAAGATTATAAAAATCAGGCTTCACCGTTTCATGACATCCGGACTGATTCAAATCTGGAAGCGGAATATCTCAAGCAGGCGCTAGAAAAATATCATCAGGTATTAAGCGAGTTTATTCAGCGTGAACGTGAATTTACTGGTGATGTCAGTCATGAGCTTCGCACACCACTCACCATCTTAAAAGGCAATGTGCAGTTGTGTCAGGCACGCTATGGGGACAATAAATCATTTACTCGCTTGAACAACACCATTGAAGACATGCAACTATTAGTTGACACACTACTGGCTATTGCCCGCAATGCCACCAATACTTTAACCGCTGAATCGACTATGCTTTCAGAATGTCTGGAAAATCTAGTTCAGGATCTGGATAGTGTTAGCCATAACAAAGGCATGCGGATAAATTTTCAAAAAGATCTAAACGAACAGCCACGTAAACTTTACCCGTCAATGACCAAAATGGTATTCGGCAATATTTTGCGGAATGCACTGAATTATTCACAAGGCACAGAAATTGATGTCATTCTGCAAAAAAATACAGTATTGATTGCAGATAATGGTGTCGGCATTCCTTTACCTAATAACTCCAAGGTGCAAGAACTATCGGGGCAGCAATTGCAATTAGAGATCAAAGGTCATGGCATTGGACTGCAATTAGTACAGAAGTTGTGCAAGCAGCTTGGCTGGCGGGTCGAGTTGTTTGATCGGCAGTATTATCTCAATACTCACCAAGATGTTGATCTAGCGATGACGACTGGACTGATTGTCGTCTTGTATTTAAATTAA
- a CDS encoding DUF1295 domain-containing protein, whose amino-acid sequence MLLDLFLLNVFIMLCSWVFVTYNRRAGLVDVAWSFSIALNVIIAAWAIDSAPMLVRLFLGLASGIWFSRLTWHLLRRYTNEIQEDTRYANMRRAMGDYQHLGFLVFFIFQAGLALLFSYPMLKLLSLPTQQWNDWTLVTVIVAGMIMLSALIGESTADQQLYRFKLDSQNQGKTMDQGLWKYSRHPNYFFEWLHWFAYPVLGLAAGCYELWIYPLLMWLFLYYLTGIPFSEKQALTHRGDNYKDYQRRTSIFFPWPPKE is encoded by the coding sequence ATGCTGCTAGATTTATTTTTGCTCAATGTCTTCATCATGCTCTGTAGCTGGGTGTTTGTGACCTATAACCGCAGAGCAGGGTTGGTCGATGTCGCTTGGAGTTTCAGTATTGCCCTTAATGTGATTATTGCTGCTTGGGCGATTGACAGTGCACCGATGTTGGTTCGGTTATTTCTGGGACTGGCGAGTGGGATCTGGTTTTCACGGCTGACTTGGCATCTGTTACGGCGCTATACCAATGAAATCCAAGAAGACACGCGTTATGCCAACATGCGCCGAGCGATGGGGGATTATCAGCATCTTGGTTTTCTGGTGTTTTTTATATTTCAGGCAGGTTTGGCTCTACTGTTTTCTTACCCAATGCTGAAGTTGTTGAGTCTTCCGACCCAGCAGTGGAATGACTGGACTTTGGTCACTGTGATTGTGGCGGGCATGATCATGCTATCGGCTTTGATAGGCGAAAGCACTGCCGATCAGCAACTTTACCGTTTTAAGCTAGATTCACAGAATCAAGGTAAAACCATGGATCAGGGCTTGTGGAAATACTCACGTCATCCGAATTATTTTTTTGAATGGCTGCATTGGTTTGCCTATCCAGTGCTCGGTCTGGCCGCAGGATGCTATGAATTATGGATTTATCCGCTGCTGATGTGGCTATTCCTGTACTACCTTACGGGTATTCCATTTAGTGAAAAACAGGCGCTCACTCACCGTGGTGACAACTATAAAGACTATCAACGACGAACTTCAATATTTTTTCCGTGGCCACCCAAAGAGTAG
- a CDS encoding lipocalin family protein: protein MKILFKSVFAATALAIISTMTQAETVAPRAVDQVDIQQYAGKWYEIAHLPMYFQRKCISDIMAQYRVNADQTMRVLNSCRIANGEMISSEGVAYPQNEGNSKLKVSFLPQGLRWIPFSKGHYWLLRVDPEYKVALVGEPSNKYLWILSREPQLDEATYQSYLDTAKHYGYDVTKLIKLPH from the coding sequence ATGAAGATACTATTCAAGTCTGTTTTCGCAGCCACAGCATTGGCCATCATCAGCACAATGACTCAAGCAGAAACTGTTGCACCTCGGGCAGTCGATCAGGTTGATATTCAGCAGTATGCGGGCAAGTGGTATGAAATCGCGCATTTACCGATGTATTTTCAGCGTAAATGCATATCGGATATCATGGCACAATATCGTGTCAATGCCGATCAGACTATGCGTGTCTTGAATAGCTGCCGGATTGCCAATGGCGAAATGATTAGTTCTGAAGGGGTTGCCTATCCACAAAATGAAGGCAATAGCAAACTGAAAGTCAGTTTTTTACCTCAAGGTTTAAGATGGATACCATTTAGCAAAGGTCATTATTGGTTATTACGCGTAGATCCGGAATATAAAGTGGCACTGGTTGGAGAACCGAGTAATAAATATCTATGGATATTATCGCGTGAACCGCAACTGGATGAAGCGACTTATCAGTCCTATTTAGATACAGCGAAACACTATGGTTATGACGTGACAAAACTAATCAAATTACCACATTAA